The following are from one region of the Tachyglossus aculeatus isolate mTacAcu1 chromosome 13, mTacAcu1.pri, whole genome shotgun sequence genome:
- the NKTR gene encoding NK-tumor recognition protein isoform X4 yields the protein MGAQDRPQCHFDIEINREPVGRIMFQLFSDICPKTCKNFLSLCSGERGLGKTTGKKLCYKGSTFHRVVKNFMIQGGDFSEGNGKGGESIYGGYFKENVVFCKMNRTTKPAPHLDGVHVVFGLVISGFEVIEQIENLKTDSASRPYADVRVIDCGVLIAKSARDGSEKKRKVATPAEDSASSSSDSSGSPESSSDSEVENERNRKRKRRKRAKVKRSKRRREEKRKEEARSKLTSSQRGSPSDHGEAQGKGATADPSAKREKPLVRPEEIPPVPENRFLLRRDMPAAGTESELKLPAITPAVNDQKPSVSKSGRKIKGRGTIRYHTPPRSRSCSESDDDNESSETPPHWKEEMQRLRAYRPPSGEKWSKGDKLSDPCSSRWDEGSRSQRSRSWSYNGSYPELSTPKPSGGRHQKHRKDKRAKHKKKSKKQKHPKRQKQAKRRRASPSPEVESPRSPTRRARSSCDRAKRSPSSSLWSSRRSSRRGRSRSDRDARSSSAPSSRGAPSGSPSKSTSQSSSRASSRSRSTSKSSARPRHRTGSGSSCASGPPEAGSSSPREAASRPNERKAARAEPARPAGAPGEQPLVQPMVTKSLPVIPLSDSPPPSRWKPGQKPWKPSYERIQEMKAKTSGPLLAQTTPAGAGAREPTRSSSTHRKREKRSRGERSASSRYHSDTGSGSSRSPSSSWRSHSSSKSYSRSGSPASSRSRSAPRSRARGKYSGRSRDSQSPSSSSSSSSSSSSSSSSSSSSSSSSYHSESGNSKRKKVTPRGRRCNGVETRQASSSEPKGQNKPTRGGGRSSQRRRGSESPSPPGSSPDSELSRGREDQPSRRGEGRGPPPAPSDQKQDAVHRVSLGDREEKLKKGRGHEPLKTGGGKEGIPGPPPPGGAQKQTCIGSKWDLESTSEWEARLRHQDRAKLASDKEEGEASSESGAEVGGEDSRDPPERKSWGGHRLADPAGARKSRRRRSPSSSEESSASSVASGRGASGMRRRRPEAPREAVLASRSTRDKSGGRKERPSKVPRRQEAFHWQPPLEFGEEEEEEGGSEKPVSGEGSGRALVAEPKESPTGESERARKARADDGPSSSLGTAASPVPDSGPLPGGGSGTSTPSATDHPETTSEPLPDSGENAWPSGESPHGSGIEDAVQTDDNMDICTPDRLSPEKGPEETPSPKQLGPGTQEEGLARASQELLQEDPGAGTARPDSREGAASQSSGKEAAGPESGPAPSAPGVGGPGQVRTLEWTPGGDNKWKPLPGVGNLPAPAPGNTTEARCLPAASQAKPPGLRIEIKSKSRVRPGSLFDEVRKTARLNRRPRNRESSSDEPSPGQDDASPSSSGSRSRSKSPPKSRHRTRSPSSSRSRSRSRTSSYSSRSRSSSRSRSRGWYSRDRSRSRSSSYPSSKSHSSRSYSRSRSRSSSYGRHSRSRSYTYDSYYSRSRSRSRGKRSRGYHRSRSYNRRSRSCRSYGSRSDSDRSYSNRRSPSESSRHS from the exons ATGGGGGCGCAGGACCGGCCGCAGTGTCACTTCGACATCGAGATCAACCGCGAGCCCG TTGGTCGCATTATGTTTCAGCTCTTCTCGGACATATGTCCAAAGACATGCAAAAACTTCCTCAGCTTATGCTCAG GTGAAAGAGGCCTAGGGAAAACAACTGGCAAGAAGCTATGTTACAAAGGCTCCACCTTCCACCGTGTGGTGAAAAACTTTATGATTCAGGGTGGGGACTTCAGCGAAG GGAACGGGAAAGGAGGCGAGTCAATTTACGGCGGCTATTTTAAAG AGAATGTGGTCTTTTGCAAAATGAACAG AACCACCAAGCCTGCTCCTCACCTCGACGG AGTCCACGTGGTCTTTGGCCTGGTGATCTCTGGCTTTGAAGTGATAGAACAAATCGAAAACCTGAAGACAGATTCCGCTAGCCGGCCCTACGCGGACGTGCGAGTTATCGACTGTGGGGTGCTGATCGCCAAGTCAGCCAGAGATG GatcagagaagaaaaggaaggtggCTACTCCCGCGGAAGACTCGGcatcctcctcctctgactcctccgGCTCTCCCGAGTCCTCTTCTGACAGCGAGGTGGAAAACGAGCGGAACCGGAAAAGAAAGCGCAGGAAGAGGGCCAAGGTTAAACGCtccaagaggaggagagaagaaaagagaaaagaagaagccAGGAGCAAGCTGACGTCCAGCCAGAGGGG CAGTCCCTCGGACCACGGCGAAGCCCAGGGGAAGGGGGCCACGGCTGACCCAAGTGCCAAGAGGGAGAAGCCACTGGTGCGTCCCGAAGAGATCCCTCCCGTCCCAGAGAATCGATTTTTGCTTCGAAGAGACATGCCGGCGGCCGGCACGGAGTCTGAGCT AAAGCTTCCCGCCATCACCCCCGCCGTCAACGATCAGAAGCCGTCCGTGTCCAAGTCAGGAAGGAAGATTAAAGGCCGGGGAACAATA CGATATCACACGCCGCCGCGATCACGTTCCTGCTCCGAGTCGGATGACGACAACGAGAGCAGCGAGACGCCTCCTCACTGGAAGGAGGAGATGCAGAGGCTGCGCGCGTACCGGCCACCCAGCGGAGAGAAGTGGAGCAAAGGAGACAA GTTGAGCGACCCGTGTTCCAGTCGCTGGGATGAAGGGAGCAGGTCACAGCGTTCGAGGTCCTGGTCGTACAACGGCAGCTACCCTGAGCTCAGCACACCGAAACCCTCCGGGGGCCGCCACCAGAAACACCGTAAAGACAAGAGGGCAAAGCACAAAAAGAAATCGAAAAAGCAGAAACACCCCAAGCGGCAGAAACAGGCCAAGAGGAGAAGAGCCTCTCCGTCGCCCGAGGTGGAGTCCCCCCGCTCCCCGACCCGGCGGGCCAGGTCCTCCTGTGATCGGGCCAAGAGATCACCTTCCTCGTCGCTGTGGTCCTCACGCCGCTCCTCCCGGCGGGGCCGGTCCCGCTCGGACAGGGACGCGCGGAGCTCCTCGGCTCCATCCAGCCGGGGGGCTCCATCTGGCTCCCCGTCCAAGTCGACGTCCCAGTCGTCCTCCAGGGCCAGCTCGAGGTCCAGGAGCACGTCCAAGTCTTCGGCCCGTCCCCGGCACAGGACCGGTTCCGGCTCGAGCTGTGCCTCCGGACCCCCAGAGGCTGGCTCCTCGTCGCCTCGGGAGGCGGCCTCCCGCCCGAACGAGAGGAAAGCCGCCAGGGCCGAGCCTGCGCGGCCGGCGGGGGCCCCGGGCGAACAGCCACTCGTCCAGCCCATGGTAACCAAGAGCCTGCCCGTGATCCCGCTGAGCGACAGCCCGCCGCCCTCGCGCTGGAAGCCCGGACAGAAGCCTTGGAAGCCCTCCTACGAGCGCATCCAGGAGATGAAAGCCAAGACGTCAGGCCCGTTGCTCGCCCAGACCACCCCAGCTGGAGCCGGGGCCCGGGAGCCCACGCGGTCTTCATCCACACaccggaagagggagaagaggtcgcGTGGTGAGCGGAGTGCCTCTTCCCGCTACCATAGCGATACCGGGTCAGGGagctccaggtcacccagcagttctTGGAGAAGCCACTCCTCCTCGAAGTCCTACTCCAGGTCCGGAAGTCCGGCGAGCTCACGCTCACGCTCTGCTCCCAGGTCCCGAGCACGCGGCAAGTACAGCGGCCGCTCGCGTGACAGCCAGTcgccctcttcatcctcctcttcctcttcctcctcctcctcctcctcctcctcttcttcctcctcctcttcgtcctcatACCATTCCGAGAGCGGCAATAGCAAGAGGAAGAAGGTCACACCTCGGGGACGGAGGTGTAACGGTGTCGAGACTAGGCAGGCAAGCAGCTCAGAGCCAAAGGGCCAGAACAAACCCACCCGGGGTGGCGGTAGGTCTTcccagaggaggagaggcagtgagAGCCCATCCCCTCCGGGCTCCTCCCCAGACAGCGAGCTGTCACGGGGCCGAGAGGACCAGCCCTCCCGACGAGGGGAGGGACGCGGCCCGCCGCCTGCCCCGTCTGACCAGAAACAGGACGCAGTCCACCGTGTGTCTCTCGGGGACCGGGAGGAGAAACTCAAGAAGGGACGGGGTCATGAGCCTCTGAAAACAGGTGGCGGGAAAGAGGGCATCCCCGGTCCCCCGCCACCGGGTGGGGCCCAGAAACAAACCTGCATTGGGAGCAAATGGGACTTGGAGTCTACATCTGAGTGGGAGGCAAGGCTGAGACACCAGGACCGTGCCAAGCTCGCCTCTgacaaggaggagggggaggcctcgTCTGAATCTGGGGCCGAGGTGGGCGGGGAAGACAGCCGGGACCCACCCGAGCGCAAATCGTGGGGCGGCCATCGGCTGGCGGACCCAGCTGGGGCCCGGAAGAGCAGAAGGCGACGGTCACCATCCTCCTCCGAGGAGAGCTCTGCCTCGAGTGTGGCCAGCGGCCGGGGAGCGTCAGGCATGCGCCGTCGCAGGCCCGAGGCCCCCCGGGAGGCAGTGCTGGCATCCAGGAGCACCCGTGACAaatcaggagggagaaaggagagaccgTCCAAGGTGCCCAGGCGACAGGAGGCGTTTCACTGGCAACCCCCACTAGagtttggagaagaggaggaggaggagggcggaagTGAAAAGCCCGTAAgcggagaggggagtgggagggccCTCGTGGCTGAACCCAAGGAAAGCCCAACGGGCGAGTCTGAGAGAGCCAGGAAGGCCCGTGCCGACGACGGCCCCTCGAGCTCCCTGGGCACAGCAGCCAGCCCAGTCCCTGACTCTGGGCCCCTCCCAGGCGGCGGCAGTGGAACCAGCACGCCTTCGGCCACAGACCACCCGGAGACGACCTCAGAGCCGCTCCCAGACAGTGGGGAGAATGCCTGGCCATCAGGAGAGAGCCCTCATGGCAGTGGCATCGAGGACGCAGTGCAGACGGATGACAACATGGATATCTGCACTCCTGACCGCCTTTCCCCTGAGAAGGGGCCTGAGGAGACTCCCTCGCCGAAGCAACTGGGACCCGGCACCCAGGAGGAGGGACTGGCCCGGGCGAGCCAAGAATTACTGCAGGAGGACCCCGGGGCAGGCACGGCCAGGCCAGATTCCCGTGAGGGGGCAGCCAGTCAGTCATCTGGgaaggaagcagcggggcctgagAGTGGCCCAGCGCCCTCCGCCCCTGGGGTGGGAGGCCCCGGCCAAGTGCGGACGCTGGAGTGGACTCCAGGCGGCGATAACAAGTGGAAGCCCCTGCCTGGGGTGGGCAATCTCCCAGCACCCGCACCCGGCAACACCACAGAGGCCAGGTGCCTGCCTGCGGCATCCCAGGCAAAGCCACCGGGCCTGAGAATTGAGATAAAAAGCAAAAGCAGAGTCCGGCCCGGGTCCCTCTTTGACGAGGTGAGGAAGACTGCACGGCTGAACCGGAGGCCAAGGAACCGCGAGAGCTCAAGCGACGAACCATCTCCCGGCCAGGACGACGCCAGCCCCTCCTCGAGCGGCAGCAGGTCCCGCAGCAAATCTCCACCCAAGTCGAGGCACCGGACGAGGTCCCCATCATCCAGCCGCTCGCGGAGCCGGTCGAGGACGTCCTCCTACTCCTCCCG GTCGAGGAGCTCTTCGAGAAGTCGGAGTCGAGGATGGTACAGTAGAGACCGATCGCGAAGCCGGAGCAGTTCTTACCCCAGTTCCAAGAGTCACAG TAGCAGGTCGTACAGCCGGAGTCGGTCCAGGAGCAGCTCATATGGCCGACACAGCCGATCCAG GTCCTACACCTACGACAGTTACTACAGTCGCAGCCGGAGCCGCAGCCGCggcaagaggagcagagggtaccaCCGGTCTCGCAGTTACAACAGGCGGTCCAG GAGTTGTCGCTCCTATGGCTCCAGGAGCGACAGTGACCGCAGCTACTCGAACCGCCGGAGCCCCAGTGAGAGCAGCAGGCACAGCTGA
- the NKTR gene encoding NK-tumor recognition protein isoform X1 produces the protein MGAQDRPQCHFDIEINREPVGRIMFQLFSDICPKTCKNFLSLCSGERGLGKTTGKKLCYKGSTFHRVVKNFMIQGGDFSEGNGKGGESIYGGYFKDENFVLKHDRAFLLSMANRGKHTNGSQFFITTKPAPHLDGVHVVFGLVISGFEVIEQIENLKTDSASRPYADVRVIDCGVLIAKSARDGSEKKRKVATPAEDSASSSSDSSGSPESSSDSEVENERNRKRKRRKRAKVKRSKRRREEKRKEEARSKLTSSQRGSPSDHGEAQGKGATADPSAKREKPLVRPEEIPPVPENRFLLRRDMPAAGTESELKLPAITPAVNDQKPSVSKSGRKIKGRGTIRYHTPPRSRSCSESDDDNESSETPPHWKEEMQRLRAYRPPSGEKWSKGDKLSDPCSSRWDEGSRSQRSRSWSYNGSYPELSTPKPSGGRHQKHRKDKRAKHKKKSKKQKHPKRQKQAKRRRASPSPEVESPRSPTRRARSSCDRAKRSPSSSLWSSRRSSRRGRSRSDRDARSSSAPSSRGAPSGSPSKSTSQSSSRASSRSRSTSKSSARPRHRTGSGSSCASGPPEAGSSSPREAASRPNERKAARAEPARPAGAPGEQPLVQPMVTKSLPVIPLSDSPPPSRWKPGQKPWKPSYERIQEMKAKTSGPLLAQTTPAGAGAREPTRSSSTHRKREKRSRGERSASSRYHSDTGSGSSRSPSSSWRSHSSSKSYSRSGSPASSRSRSAPRSRARGKYSGRSRDSQSPSSSSSSSSSSSSSSSSSSSSSSSSYHSESGNSKRKKVTPRGRRCNGVETRQASSSEPKGQNKPTRGGGRSSQRRRGSESPSPPGSSPDSELSRGREDQPSRRGEGRGPPPAPSDQKQDAVHRVSLGDREEKLKKGRGHEPLKTGGGKEGIPGPPPPGGAQKQTCIGSKWDLESTSEWEARLRHQDRAKLASDKEEGEASSESGAEVGGEDSRDPPERKSWGGHRLADPAGARKSRRRRSPSSSEESSASSVASGRGASGMRRRRPEAPREAVLASRSTRDKSGGRKERPSKVPRRQEAFHWQPPLEFGEEEEEEGGSEKPVSGEGSGRALVAEPKESPTGESERARKARADDGPSSSLGTAASPVPDSGPLPGGGSGTSTPSATDHPETTSEPLPDSGENAWPSGESPHGSGIEDAVQTDDNMDICTPDRLSPEKGPEETPSPKQLGPGTQEEGLARASQELLQEDPGAGTARPDSREGAASQSSGKEAAGPESGPAPSAPGVGGPGQVRTLEWTPGGDNKWKPLPGVGNLPAPAPGNTTEARCLPAASQAKPPGLRIEIKSKSRVRPGSLFDEVRKTARLNRRPRNRESSSDEPSPGQDDASPSSSGSRSRSKSPPKSRHRTRSPSSSRSRSRSRTSSYSSRSRSSSRSRSRGWYSRDRSRSRSSSYPSSKSHSSRSYSRSRSRSSSYGRHSRSRSYTYDSYYSRSRSRSRGKRSRGYHRSRSYNRRSRSCRSYGSRSDSDRSYSNRRSPSESSRHS, from the exons ATGGGGGCGCAGGACCGGCCGCAGTGTCACTTCGACATCGAGATCAACCGCGAGCCCG TTGGTCGCATTATGTTTCAGCTCTTCTCGGACATATGTCCAAAGACATGCAAAAACTTCCTCAGCTTATGCTCAG GTGAAAGAGGCCTAGGGAAAACAACTGGCAAGAAGCTATGTTACAAAGGCTCCACCTTCCACCGTGTGGTGAAAAACTTTATGATTCAGGGTGGGGACTTCAGCGAAG GGAACGGGAAAGGAGGCGAGTCAATTTACGGCGGCTATTTTAAAG ATGAAAACTTTGTTCTCAAACATGACAGAGCGTTCCTTTTGTCAATGGCAAACCGGGGGAAACATACCAATGGTTCCCAATTCTTCAT AACCACCAAGCCTGCTCCTCACCTCGACGG AGTCCACGTGGTCTTTGGCCTGGTGATCTCTGGCTTTGAAGTGATAGAACAAATCGAAAACCTGAAGACAGATTCCGCTAGCCGGCCCTACGCGGACGTGCGAGTTATCGACTGTGGGGTGCTGATCGCCAAGTCAGCCAGAGATG GatcagagaagaaaaggaaggtggCTACTCCCGCGGAAGACTCGGcatcctcctcctctgactcctccgGCTCTCCCGAGTCCTCTTCTGACAGCGAGGTGGAAAACGAGCGGAACCGGAAAAGAAAGCGCAGGAAGAGGGCCAAGGTTAAACGCtccaagaggaggagagaagaaaagagaaaagaagaagccAGGAGCAAGCTGACGTCCAGCCAGAGGGG CAGTCCCTCGGACCACGGCGAAGCCCAGGGGAAGGGGGCCACGGCTGACCCAAGTGCCAAGAGGGAGAAGCCACTGGTGCGTCCCGAAGAGATCCCTCCCGTCCCAGAGAATCGATTTTTGCTTCGAAGAGACATGCCGGCGGCCGGCACGGAGTCTGAGCT AAAGCTTCCCGCCATCACCCCCGCCGTCAACGATCAGAAGCCGTCCGTGTCCAAGTCAGGAAGGAAGATTAAAGGCCGGGGAACAATA CGATATCACACGCCGCCGCGATCACGTTCCTGCTCCGAGTCGGATGACGACAACGAGAGCAGCGAGACGCCTCCTCACTGGAAGGAGGAGATGCAGAGGCTGCGCGCGTACCGGCCACCCAGCGGAGAGAAGTGGAGCAAAGGAGACAA GTTGAGCGACCCGTGTTCCAGTCGCTGGGATGAAGGGAGCAGGTCACAGCGTTCGAGGTCCTGGTCGTACAACGGCAGCTACCCTGAGCTCAGCACACCGAAACCCTCCGGGGGCCGCCACCAGAAACACCGTAAAGACAAGAGGGCAAAGCACAAAAAGAAATCGAAAAAGCAGAAACACCCCAAGCGGCAGAAACAGGCCAAGAGGAGAAGAGCCTCTCCGTCGCCCGAGGTGGAGTCCCCCCGCTCCCCGACCCGGCGGGCCAGGTCCTCCTGTGATCGGGCCAAGAGATCACCTTCCTCGTCGCTGTGGTCCTCACGCCGCTCCTCCCGGCGGGGCCGGTCCCGCTCGGACAGGGACGCGCGGAGCTCCTCGGCTCCATCCAGCCGGGGGGCTCCATCTGGCTCCCCGTCCAAGTCGACGTCCCAGTCGTCCTCCAGGGCCAGCTCGAGGTCCAGGAGCACGTCCAAGTCTTCGGCCCGTCCCCGGCACAGGACCGGTTCCGGCTCGAGCTGTGCCTCCGGACCCCCAGAGGCTGGCTCCTCGTCGCCTCGGGAGGCGGCCTCCCGCCCGAACGAGAGGAAAGCCGCCAGGGCCGAGCCTGCGCGGCCGGCGGGGGCCCCGGGCGAACAGCCACTCGTCCAGCCCATGGTAACCAAGAGCCTGCCCGTGATCCCGCTGAGCGACAGCCCGCCGCCCTCGCGCTGGAAGCCCGGACAGAAGCCTTGGAAGCCCTCCTACGAGCGCATCCAGGAGATGAAAGCCAAGACGTCAGGCCCGTTGCTCGCCCAGACCACCCCAGCTGGAGCCGGGGCCCGGGAGCCCACGCGGTCTTCATCCACACaccggaagagggagaagaggtcgcGTGGTGAGCGGAGTGCCTCTTCCCGCTACCATAGCGATACCGGGTCAGGGagctccaggtcacccagcagttctTGGAGAAGCCACTCCTCCTCGAAGTCCTACTCCAGGTCCGGAAGTCCGGCGAGCTCACGCTCACGCTCTGCTCCCAGGTCCCGAGCACGCGGCAAGTACAGCGGCCGCTCGCGTGACAGCCAGTcgccctcttcatcctcctcttcctcttcctcctcctcctcctcctcctcctcttcttcctcctcctcttcgtcctcatACCATTCCGAGAGCGGCAATAGCAAGAGGAAGAAGGTCACACCTCGGGGACGGAGGTGTAACGGTGTCGAGACTAGGCAGGCAAGCAGCTCAGAGCCAAAGGGCCAGAACAAACCCACCCGGGGTGGCGGTAGGTCTTcccagaggaggagaggcagtgagAGCCCATCCCCTCCGGGCTCCTCCCCAGACAGCGAGCTGTCACGGGGCCGAGAGGACCAGCCCTCCCGACGAGGGGAGGGACGCGGCCCGCCGCCTGCCCCGTCTGACCAGAAACAGGACGCAGTCCACCGTGTGTCTCTCGGGGACCGGGAGGAGAAACTCAAGAAGGGACGGGGTCATGAGCCTCTGAAAACAGGTGGCGGGAAAGAGGGCATCCCCGGTCCCCCGCCACCGGGTGGGGCCCAGAAACAAACCTGCATTGGGAGCAAATGGGACTTGGAGTCTACATCTGAGTGGGAGGCAAGGCTGAGACACCAGGACCGTGCCAAGCTCGCCTCTgacaaggaggagggggaggcctcgTCTGAATCTGGGGCCGAGGTGGGCGGGGAAGACAGCCGGGACCCACCCGAGCGCAAATCGTGGGGCGGCCATCGGCTGGCGGACCCAGCTGGGGCCCGGAAGAGCAGAAGGCGACGGTCACCATCCTCCTCCGAGGAGAGCTCTGCCTCGAGTGTGGCCAGCGGCCGGGGAGCGTCAGGCATGCGCCGTCGCAGGCCCGAGGCCCCCCGGGAGGCAGTGCTGGCATCCAGGAGCACCCGTGACAaatcaggagggagaaaggagagaccgTCCAAGGTGCCCAGGCGACAGGAGGCGTTTCACTGGCAACCCCCACTAGagtttggagaagaggaggaggaggagggcggaagTGAAAAGCCCGTAAgcggagaggggagtgggagggccCTCGTGGCTGAACCCAAGGAAAGCCCAACGGGCGAGTCTGAGAGAGCCAGGAAGGCCCGTGCCGACGACGGCCCCTCGAGCTCCCTGGGCACAGCAGCCAGCCCAGTCCCTGACTCTGGGCCCCTCCCAGGCGGCGGCAGTGGAACCAGCACGCCTTCGGCCACAGACCACCCGGAGACGACCTCAGAGCCGCTCCCAGACAGTGGGGAGAATGCCTGGCCATCAGGAGAGAGCCCTCATGGCAGTGGCATCGAGGACGCAGTGCAGACGGATGACAACATGGATATCTGCACTCCTGACCGCCTTTCCCCTGAGAAGGGGCCTGAGGAGACTCCCTCGCCGAAGCAACTGGGACCCGGCACCCAGGAGGAGGGACTGGCCCGGGCGAGCCAAGAATTACTGCAGGAGGACCCCGGGGCAGGCACGGCCAGGCCAGATTCCCGTGAGGGGGCAGCCAGTCAGTCATCTGGgaaggaagcagcggggcctgagAGTGGCCCAGCGCCCTCCGCCCCTGGGGTGGGAGGCCCCGGCCAAGTGCGGACGCTGGAGTGGACTCCAGGCGGCGATAACAAGTGGAAGCCCCTGCCTGGGGTGGGCAATCTCCCAGCACCCGCACCCGGCAACACCACAGAGGCCAGGTGCCTGCCTGCGGCATCCCAGGCAAAGCCACCGGGCCTGAGAATTGAGATAAAAAGCAAAAGCAGAGTCCGGCCCGGGTCCCTCTTTGACGAGGTGAGGAAGACTGCACGGCTGAACCGGAGGCCAAGGAACCGCGAGAGCTCAAGCGACGAACCATCTCCCGGCCAGGACGACGCCAGCCCCTCCTCGAGCGGCAGCAGGTCCCGCAGCAAATCTCCACCCAAGTCGAGGCACCGGACGAGGTCCCCATCATCCAGCCGCTCGCGGAGCCGGTCGAGGACGTCCTCCTACTCCTCCCG GTCGAGGAGCTCTTCGAGAAGTCGGAGTCGAGGATGGTACAGTAGAGACCGATCGCGAAGCCGGAGCAGTTCTTACCCCAGTTCCAAGAGTCACAG TAGCAGGTCGTACAGCCGGAGTCGGTCCAGGAGCAGCTCATATGGCCGACACAGCCGATCCAG GTCCTACACCTACGACAGTTACTACAGTCGCAGCCGGAGCCGCAGCCGCggcaagaggagcagagggtaccaCCGGTCTCGCAGTTACAACAGGCGGTCCAG GAGTTGTCGCTCCTATGGCTCCAGGAGCGACAGTGACCGCAGCTACTCGAACCGCCGGAGCCCCAGTGAGAGCAGCAGGCACAGCTGA